In one window of Dokdonia sp. PRO95 DNA:
- a CDS encoding type I polyketide synthase — translation MDTINSSLKKTPVAIIGLSAMFADAINVEQFWNNIISQKDSIVDVPESRWNIDDYYDADPMAADKTYCKKGGFIPDVDFNPIEFGLPPNILEVTDASQLLALIAARDAFEDAGYGRESEKFTALLKEKTGVILGVGGGQKLITPLTSRLQAPIWEAALRSSGISDTDIPHIVDKMKKAYIGWNENSFPGMLGNVISGRITNRFDLGGINSVVDAACAASLSAVKMAVSELIEGRCDMMLTGGVDTDNSPFMYMSFSKTPAFSRKGSIRPFDTDSDGMLIGEGVGMLVLKRLEDAERDGDRIYGLLTGVGSSSDGRYKSVYAPRPQGQALAMQRAYDEAGYDASTVKLIEGHGTATGAGDAAEFESMSIVFGKNNSSKNHIAIGSVKSQIGHTKAAAGAAGMIKAALALYHKVLPGTINVTKPHNKFGIENSPFYVNSETRPWFKNGVPRRAGLSAFGFGGVNVHFAMEEYEKKASFNDRMHQSFHSIFIKANNTSDLLTIIKGEITALSSSESSAAFHNLKQASKAGIANQNEARVGFVAESLKDCISKLEIAVTQLENNKETWSHPKGIFFRPNGINSTTKIASLFSGQGAQYVNMANEATSSFDSIQQTIAAFDAKKGYDLANKIYPKPVFTEEDKAILEKNITNTEFAQPAIGAISLGYYNVFKDAGFVSDMVAGHSFGELTALCASGVISQDDYIALAIARGKAMARNNTSGDAGTMLAVKASASEIEPLITAIPDVSIANINSSSQIVLGGTTEGITKAKTLLDSKKYRSIVLPVSAAFHTDCVGHAQKPFEESIENIKFNSPAIPVYSNSTGNSYPTDPIEIKKILGQHILNSVDFKSEIENMYAAGARVFVEFGPKSILTNLVKDILSDKEHYAIATNPKSSQNSDLQIREAAIQLQVLGCTLGDIDKNARAAMEPAKQPKIAVKISGNNYVSPATQKQYKDVLNNGFKVSGSTEIIKTVEVIKEVVKEVPTTLNQVNSEQDTEENMMIDVIKSAVEGIKENQSKALDMFQNILTEQNKQTAQLIALLSENTLSGKSDMKTQSDPVATAASVSQPEETEIQVTQTPVQSTAPALENSEMLDLMLSVVADKTGYPAEMLELSMDMEADLGIDSIKRVEIFGAITEQSDKLSNINPNDLTELRTLQEIVDYISAKAGISATAAPVSPTVKEVVAAPVATPLPQTTPIAGNSEMLDLMLSVVADKTGYPAEMLELSMDMEADLGIDSIKRVEIFGAITEQSDKLSNINPNDLTELRTLQEIVDYISVKAGISATTVPVSPTVKEVVAAPVAAPLAQTTQIAGNSEMLDLMLSVVADKTGYPAEMLELSMDMEADLGIDSIKRVEIFGAITEQSDKLSNINPNDLTELRTLQEIVDYISAKAGISTRDTPVEASVTASQEVVGTDLFSTPIVETTAATEGNSEMLDLMLSVVADKTGYPAEMLELSMDMEADLGIDSIKRVEIFGAITEQSDKLSNINPNDLTELRTLQEIVDYISAKAGISSKKKSLSLA, via the coding sequence ATGGATACTATTAATAGTTCGCTTAAGAAAACACCTGTAGCAATCATTGGTCTATCAGCCATGTTTGCAGATGCCATCAATGTAGAACAGTTTTGGAACAATATTATTAGTCAAAAAGATAGCATTGTTGACGTTCCAGAATCTCGCTGGAATATTGATGATTACTATGATGCAGATCCCATGGCTGCAGATAAGACTTATTGTAAAAAAGGGGGGTTTATTCCAGATGTAGACTTTAATCCAATTGAATTTGGGTTACCTCCTAACATTTTGGAAGTTACAGATGCCTCACAGCTTCTTGCTTTAATAGCCGCTAGAGATGCTTTTGAGGATGCTGGATATGGCAGAGAGTCAGAAAAATTTACAGCATTACTAAAGGAAAAAACAGGGGTTATTCTCGGTGTAGGTGGTGGACAAAAACTAATCACTCCACTTACCTCTAGATTGCAAGCTCCTATCTGGGAAGCTGCTTTAAGAAGCAGTGGTATCTCAGATACAGATATACCGCATATTGTGGATAAAATGAAGAAAGCATACATAGGCTGGAATGAAAATTCTTTCCCAGGAATGCTAGGTAATGTCATTTCTGGTCGCATCACAAATCGTTTTGATTTAGGAGGCATCAACTCCGTGGTAGATGCTGCTTGTGCTGCATCACTTTCAGCTGTAAAAATGGCTGTTTCTGAATTAATAGAAGGAAGATGTGACATGATGTTAACCGGAGGAGTCGACACAGACAATTCTCCTTTTATGTACATGTCTTTTTCTAAAACGCCAGCATTCTCTCGTAAGGGAAGTATTCGCCCTTTTGACACCGATTCTGATGGCATGTTGATTGGAGAAGGTGTTGGAATGTTAGTCTTAAAAAGATTAGAGGATGCAGAGCGTGATGGAGATAGAATTTATGGTTTACTTACTGGTGTAGGTTCTTCTAGTGACGGTCGTTATAAATCGGTTTATGCGCCTCGCCCTCAAGGACAAGCGCTAGCGATGCAAAGAGCTTATGATGAGGCAGGTTATGACGCATCTACCGTTAAATTAATTGAAGGGCACGGGACTGCAACCGGTGCTGGTGATGCAGCCGAATTTGAATCTATGTCCATTGTTTTTGGGAAGAATAATTCTTCAAAAAATCATATTGCTATCGGTTCTGTAAAATCGCAAATAGGTCATACAAAAGCTGCAGCTGGTGCAGCAGGAATGATAAAAGCAGCCTTGGCTCTGTATCATAAAGTACTTCCGGGAACGATTAATGTAACCAAGCCACATAACAAATTTGGGATTGAAAATTCGCCTTTCTATGTCAACTCTGAAACACGACCTTGGTTTAAAAATGGTGTTCCCCGTAGAGCGGGATTGTCTGCTTTTGGGTTTGGTGGTGTAAACGTTCATTTTGCCATGGAAGAATATGAAAAGAAAGCCTCATTTAATGATAGAATGCACCAGTCCTTCCACAGTATTTTTATAAAGGCAAATAACACAAGCGACCTACTAACGATTATTAAGGGTGAAATTACTGCATTGTCTTCAAGTGAATCAAGTGCTGCTTTTCATAACTTAAAACAAGCTTCTAAAGCAGGTATTGCAAATCAAAACGAAGCTCGTGTAGGCTTTGTAGCAGAAAGCCTGAAAGACTGCATTTCTAAATTGGAAATAGCAGTAACACAGCTAGAAAACAACAAAGAGACTTGGTCTCATCCTAAAGGTATTTTCTTTAGACCTAATGGAATTAACAGCACTACAAAAATCGCATCGTTATTTTCTGGTCAAGGGGCTCAGTATGTAAATATGGCAAATGAAGCGACAAGTAGCTTTGATAGCATACAACAAACAATAGCAGCTTTTGATGCCAAAAAAGGATATGATCTAGCTAATAAAATATATCCAAAACCTGTATTTACAGAGGAGGACAAAGCTATTTTAGAAAAGAATATTACAAATACCGAGTTTGCACAACCCGCAATCGGAGCTATTAGTTTAGGGTACTATAACGTGTTCAAAGATGCCGGTTTTGTAAGTGATATGGTCGCTGGTCATAGTTTTGGTGAACTCACAGCTCTTTGTGCTTCTGGAGTTATAAGTCAAGATGATTATATAGCACTTGCTATCGCACGTGGTAAAGCTATGGCAAGGAATAATACAAGTGGTGACGCGGGTACAATGCTAGCTGTAAAAGCTTCGGCTTCAGAAATCGAACCATTGATTACCGCTATACCAGATGTCTCTATTGCCAATATCAACTCGTCGAGTCAAATCGTATTAGGAGGCACCACAGAAGGTATTACTAAAGCTAAGACATTATTAGATAGTAAAAAATACCGCTCGATTGTATTACCTGTTTCTGCTGCATTCCATACAGACTGTGTGGGTCATGCACAAAAGCCTTTTGAAGAAAGCATAGAGAATATAAAATTTAATAGCCCTGCCATTCCGGTATACTCAAATTCTACTGGAAATTCTTATCCAACTGATCCAATTGAGATTAAGAAAATTTTAGGACAGCATATTTTAAATTCAGTTGACTTCAAGAGCGAGATTGAAAATATGTATGCTGCTGGGGCTAGAGTTTTTGTTGAATTTGGACCTAAATCTATTCTTACTAATCTCGTAAAAGACATCCTTTCAGACAAGGAACATTATGCGATAGCTACTAATCCTAAGTCTAGTCAAAACAGTGATTTACAGATTAGAGAAGCTGCCATACAATTACAAGTACTGGGTTGTACATTAGGTGATATAGACAAGAACGCACGAGCAGCTATGGAACCAGCAAAACAGCCTAAAATAGCTGTGAAAATATCGGGAAATAATTATGTGAGTCCAGCAACTCAAAAACAATATAAAGACGTTTTAAATAATGGGTTTAAAGTAAGTGGATCTACAGAAATTATTAAAACCGTAGAAGTTATAAAGGAGGTGGTAAAGGAAGTTCCTACCACTTTAAACCAAGTTAATTCAGAACAAGACACAGAAGAAAATATGATGATAGATGTAATTAAAAGTGCTGTTGAAGGTATTAAAGAAAATCAATCAAAAGCATTAGATATGTTCCAAAATATTTTAACGGAGCAAAACAAACAAACGGCACAGTTAATTGCCTTGCTATCAGAAAATACCCTTTCGGGAAAAAGTGACATGAAAACACAATCGGATCCTGTGGCAACTGCGGCTTCAGTATCTCAACCTGAAGAAACAGAAATTCAAGTAACACAAACTCCTGTTCAATCTACGGCTCCTGCACTGGAGAATTCAGAAATGCTTGATCTCATGCTTAGCGTTGTAGCAGATAAAACAGGGTATCCTGCAGAAATGCTAGAACTAAGCATGGATATGGAAGCAGATCTAGGAATTGATTCCATCAAACGTGTGGAGATTTTTGGAGCTATTACGGAACAATCTGATAAACTTTCAAACATCAACCCTAACGACTTAACAGAGCTTAGAACACTACAAGAAATTGTAGATTATATCTCTGCAAAAGCAGGAATAAGTGCAACAGCAGCTCCAGTTTCTCCTACAGTAAAGGAAGTAGTCGCAGCTCCTGTTGCTACCCCATTACCACAAACGACACCAATCGCTGGAAATTCAGAAATGCTTGATCTTATGCTTAGCGTTGTAGCAGATAAAACAGGGTATCCTGCAGAGATGTTAGAACTAAGCATGGATATGGAAGCAGATTTAGGAATTGATTCCATCAAACGTGTGGAGATTTTTGGAGCTATTACGGAACAATCTGATAAACTTTCAAACATCAACCCTAACGACTTAACAGAGCTTAGAACATTACAAGAAATTGTAGATTATATCTCTGTAAAAGCTGGAATAAGTGCAACAACAGTTCCTGTTTCTCCTACAGTAAAGGAAGTAGTCGCAGCTCCTGTTGCTGCCCCATTAGCACAAACGACACAAATCGCTGGAAATTCAGAAATGCTAGACCTTATGTTAAGCGTAGTAGCAGATAAAACAGGATATCCTGCAGAAATGCTAGAACTGAGCATGGATATGGAAGCAGATCTAGGGATAGATTCCATTAAACGTGTGGAGATTTTTGGAGCCATTACTGAGCAATCTGATAAACTTTCAAACATCAATCCTAACGAC
- a CDS encoding TetR/AcrR family transcriptional regulator, whose amino-acid sequence MITKEHIIEITTQLYLKNGVKAVTIADISKELSTSKRTIYNHFIDKTDLMQACVEQYLASIRTKNDDIINSSSSAIEAMGMIQQQILIRANYSNAHFYKEVLKYYPSILKDSYKKNAEFAFRELLYLSKWGVKDGFFRKDLDPEVTMATVQTLLKLCNNTKIFPSKHYSKARLTEGIMVAYLRGLCTDKGLVEVEKHKHLYLNID is encoded by the coding sequence ATGATTACCAAGGAACACATTATAGAGATAACCACTCAATTGTACTTAAAAAATGGAGTTAAGGCTGTTACCATAGCAGATATCAGCAAGGAATTGAGTACCTCTAAACGTACCATTTACAATCATTTTATCGATAAAACTGATTTAATGCAAGCCTGTGTAGAACAATATCTGGCTAGTATAAGAACCAAGAACGATGATATCATTAATAGCTCTAGCTCTGCTATTGAAGCTATGGGAATGATTCAGCAACAAATTTTAATAAGAGCAAATTATAGTAATGCTCACTTTTATAAAGAAGTATTAAAATATTACCCTAGCATCTTAAAAGACTCTTATAAGAAAAATGCAGAATTCGCTTTTAGAGAGTTACTCTATTTATCTAAATGGGGTGTAAAAGATGGGTTTTTCAGAAAAGACTTGGATCCAGAGGTAACAATGGCCACCGTTCAAACTCTTTTAAAATTATGCAATAACACAAAGATTTTCCCATCTAAACATTATTCTAAAGCTAGGCTCACCGAAGGTATTATGGTTGCTTACTTAAGAGGGTTATGTACTGACAAAGGTCTTGTTGAAGTTGAAAAGCACAAGCACCTTTATTTAAATATAGACTAA